Below is a genomic region from Myxococcus xanthus.
CAGAGCCGAACGGGATGTGCCCCTGCCTCTTCCTGTCGCCCCGCGCGCCCGCCCGCTCACCAACCCCGATCGAGAATCACGAGCGGTGGTTTAGAGCTCGTGTCCTACGACTCCTCGGTGAAGAACTAATCAGCGACGAAACCATTGCCGTCGTCGAGCTAGTCAGGAATGCATGGGACGCAGATGCGCTAAGCGTCAAGGTCGCATTTCACAATGCCCAAAATGCACTTGGCGGAAGTCTTGACATCATTGATGACGGACACGGCATGTCGAAAGAGACCGTCCTTGGGTCATGGCTCCAACCTGCTACCCCGGACAAGAAACTTCGGCATGCATCTCCATCAGGACGGCCGCTTCTTGGCAAGAAGGGCATTGGTCGCTTTGCCGCTGATAAACTCGCTAGAAAGCTAGTACTCATCACAAAGAAAGAGGGAGAGACGACAGCAACAAGAGCGGTCGTCGACTGGAATCAGTTCGACGATCCTATGAAGTTTCTCGACGAAATCCATCCACAGATTGACTCCCATCCAACCCCTGCCACTGGCCATGGCACCAGTCTATTCCTCCAAGACCTCCGCAGCTCTTGGTCCGAAGACAGAATCGCCCATCTCAAATTAGAACTATTAAAGCTATTTCCTCCATTCAGATCCACAGAAGTTCTGGGCAGCCCTGTGATACCTCCAGCGCTTGCCACGTTCCAGGTAAAGCTGGAGGTTGATGGGATTTCCGAGGACATAGGCCATTTTCCGCAGTCACTCAGGACACTCTGTCCTTGGCGAGTGAGGGCTGTCGTTCGCGCACACAGCCCAACCGAAGACGAAATTGCAATTGCAATCAATAATGAGCCCGAGCGCGTGCGACCCCTTGGCGGAGGAGCAAAGGGAAAGAAGAGCGCAGCCGGCCATTTTGCCGTTGAAATCGACGTCTGGGTCAGAAGCGCAGAAGGACTGGCTGGTATTCGCGAGACACTGGATCTCTCGCTTCAAGAGGCCAGAGGACTGCTTGATAAGTGGTCGGGAATTTCAGTCTATAGAGACGGCTTCCGCGTCTTCCCTTATGGCGAACCAGGTAACGATTGGCTCGACCTCGACAAAGAGCGAATCAACACGCCCAAAGAGAGGCTCAGCAACAGCCAAATCATTGGATGCATCTACCTAAGCGAGCAAGACAACCCAGAACTTCGCGATCAGACCAATCGCCAAGGCTTGGTAAACAATGACGCCTTCAACGATCTTCGCTCAGCGATCAGGCAGGTCATCAGAGAGATCGAAAACCGAATACTCGTCGACAAGCCGACCACCAAGCAACGCCGATCCGGGAGGCGGCTCTTTGAACTGGAAAGTCTCAAGCGCTTGCGGGAAATAGCGGAAACATCAAAATCAGTTGCAAGCACGCAAGTCCTCGCAATGATTGGCGCAGCAGAGGCAGAAAAATCGTCCGCAGAAGAAACGATTTCGCAAGAAATTTCAAGATATCGTCGAATCCTAAGCCTATCAGTAGTAGCAACTCGGATGGCTCATGAAATCAGGCAGCAGGTCGACATTATCCGCCGAGCGATAGACAATGGCCTCAAGCGCCTAGCAAAAGCCTCCGTCACTATTGTGGGTGTATCCGAAGCATTGGCACGTGCAGATGAATCGGCGGGCATCGTGGCTCGGGAAGTGCGCAGACTCCTTCCGTTCACGCGCGCACGCAGAAAGATTGAGAAGATCGACCTCAGCAGGCTAGCCATCGACATCCAAAGCGATTTCACTGAACCAGCAAGCAAGAGAAACATTGAAATTAAATTTGCGTCACCGTCGAGTCCGGCAGAGGTCGAGGTAGACTATGGAGAGCTATATCAAGCCGTTAGAAACCTCGTCGACAATGCCTTGTTCTGGAGTCCAGAAGGAGGGCAAGTAACTCTCTCTGTTTTCGCAAAACACGGAAGTGCCTTCATAGCCGTCACCGACCAAGGACCCGGTGTGCCTACCGAGGATGAGGGCGTCATCTTCGAGCCGTATTGGTCGACCAAGCCCAACGGCTCCGGATTGGGCCTGCCGATCGCGGGCGAAATCGCTGCCGATTACGGAGGGAGTTTGAGCCTGAAGAAAAGTAGCACGATCGCTGGTGCATCATTTGAGATTGCAATTCCGCGTGCAAAATGAAACCTACCGAAAGAATCCTGGTAATCGACGACGATTCAGCATACGGAGCAACGGTCAAGGAATCGCTGGAATTGGATGACTACGAGGTCCAAGTCCGTGACTCTGCGGACAAGCTGAAAGAAGACCTTGAGACATTCCGCCCCCATGCGATCGTTTTGGATTTTGACCTAAAAGACGGTCCAAATGGACTTTCAGTGCTTCACCGCATTCGAGAGAGCGATGC
It encodes:
- a CDS encoding sensor histidine kinase codes for the protein EPNGMCPCLFLSPRAPARSPTPIENHERWFRARVLRLLGEELISDETIAVVELVRNAWDADALSVKVAFHNAQNALGGSLDIIDDGHGMSKETVLGSWLQPATPDKKLRHASPSGRPLLGKKGIGRFAADKLARKLVLITKKEGETTATRAVVDWNQFDDPMKFLDEIHPQIDSHPTPATGHGTSLFLQDLRSSWSEDRIAHLKLELLKLFPPFRSTEVLGSPVIPPALATFQVKLEVDGISEDIGHFPQSLRTLCPWRVRAVVRAHSPTEDEIAIAINNEPERVRPLGGGAKGKKSAAGHFAVEIDVWVRSAEGLAGIRETLDLSLQEARGLLDKWSGISVYRDGFRVFPYGEPGNDWLDLDKERINTPKERLSNSQIIGCIYLSEQDNPELRDQTNRQGLVNNDAFNDLRSAIRQVIREIENRILVDKPTTKQRRSGRRLFELESLKRLREIAETSKSVASTQVLAMIGAAEAEKSSAEETISQEISRYRRILSLSVVATRMAHEIRQQVDIIRRAIDNGLKRLAKASVTIVGVSEALARADESAGIVAREVRRLLPFTRARRKIEKIDLSRLAIDIQSDFTEPASKRNIEIKFASPSSPAEVEVDYGELYQAVRNLVDNALFWSPEGGQVTLSVFAKHGSAFIAVTDQGPGVPTEDEGVIFEPYWSTKPNGSGLGLPIAGEIAADYGGSLSLKKSSTIAGASFEIAIPRAK